In Balearica regulorum gibbericeps isolate bBalReg1 chromosome 2, bBalReg1.pri, whole genome shotgun sequence, one DNA window encodes the following:
- the LOC104631777 gene encoding uncharacterized protein LOC104631777, whose protein sequence is MVYCSALNCQNATSGVYKNSTVTFYGFPLQNKPLLKQWIHNMGRDMGTPSKHQRLCSKHFEDSSFEIDPLKIRKNRRLLKEAVPKKFILSEDGNWLVGTPRSFCGGISNKTRKRIRNPEHSRVPGTFDNAAAREGKDLEDWQKELYNKVIKENYESLTTLGNECPVPKSAIQAREALHVRDQQDFEERGIPAGCGGTAIGSELQSHPKSAENTELHGSFSGGPRDLTCQILGKGVTSESQQDSAAHQANPVGSRRGNSSLEEGEPNEFKEICFYRQTCTGERLYLCTECQKTFKSKIGLLKHKQIHTKKSRVSSYICTDCGKSFGRHTDLIRHQRTHTGERPYKCTECEKSFMEKPRLTNHLRTHNVYM, encoded by the exons ATGGTTTATTGCTCGGCACTGAACTGTCAAAATGCCACCAGCGGGGTGTACAAGAACAGCACCGTTACTTTCTATGGCtttcctttacaaaataaaCCTCTCTTGAAGCAGTGGATTCACAACATGGGCCGGGATATGGGAACGCCATCCAAGCATCAGCGACTGTGTTCCAAGCATTTTGAGGACAGTTCTTTTGAAATTGACCccttaaaaattagaaaaaacagaCGTCTGCTGAAAGAAGCCGTTCccaaaaaattcattttgagCGAAGACGGAAACTGGCTCGTTGGCACACCTCGAAGTTTCTGTGGTGGGATAAGTAATAAAACTCGAAAACGAATCCGGAATCCTGAGCACTCTAGG GTCCCTGGGACATTTGATAATGCTGCAGCGCGTGAGGGGAAGGACTTGGAAGACTGGCAGAAAGAACTTTACAACAAAGTGATAAAGGAGAATTATGAATCTTTAACCACCTTGGGTAACG AGTGTCCTGTTCCCAAAAGCGCTATCCAGGCCAGAGAAGCGCTGCATGTCAGGGATCAGCAGGATTTTGAGGAAAGGGGGATTCCCGCAG GCTGCGGTGGGACTGCGATCGGATCCGAGTTGCAGAGTCACCCAAAGAGCgcagaaaatacagaactgcATGGATCATTCTCTGGAGGACCCCGAGACCTGACGTGCCAGATTTTGGGCAAGGGGGTGACGTCTGAGAGTCAGCAGGATTCAGCAGCACATCAAGCAAATCCAGTGGGAAGCAGAAGAGGTAACAGTTCCCTTGAAGAAGGGGAACCTAATGAATTCAAAGAGATCTGTTTTTATCGGCAAACCTGTACAGGAGAAAGACTGTATCTGTGTACAGAATGTCAGAAGACTTTTAAATCGAAAATCGGACTCCTAAAACATAAGCAAATTCACACCAAAAAGAGTCGGGTATCATCGTACATATGCACAGACTGCGGTAAAAGCTTTGGTCGCCACACAGACTTGATTCGACACCAGAGGACTCACACGGGGGAGAGGCCTTACAAGTGTACGGAATGTGAAAAAAGCTTTATGGAAAAACCGAGACTCACCAATCACTTGCGAACTCATAACGTGTACATGTAA
- the LOC104641610 gene encoding LOW QUALITY PROTEIN: uncharacterized protein LOC104641610 (The sequence of the model RefSeq protein was modified relative to this genomic sequence to represent the inferred CDS: substituted 1 base at 1 genomic stop codon), with the protein MESPDPTSFFPAVPPPAPGKAPRPSGASISLWTVVAALQAVERSVDAHASRLLNLERRTVTTEKKYFDCEKTVVDFGNQLESKLAVLGTLIQEYGQLQKRLENMENLLKNRNFWVLRVPPGSEVPQAPAPACGSESAYFSAAEWENLEEWQRELYKTVLRGKNDPLVSLDNTVSEPDLLSRLQREAAPCGGDKAASSEMPAEPSAESLLFRLDVSSQDSRGGAQCPTGQEGLQGRTMLAEPGPDYGVPEPSFVGAVKQEEELCAEERGATEDAEFTELSVVPADEVIMFKIEQLDSEECPQSSEPPVALSEEPEELLFQGPSEALPFHSQYSSPVQQENQSMSRLVPSTPGEEGLGKSNTVTFYGQNCPNKRPHSCTACRKGFCLKKMLMTHLESHGTQCSSEHAGDGEGFLHQQHQQTHVEDRIHVEDRTSVTTERFKQNQNAKAHASVSATDKVYSNPRCIKSINTNGSYKPGQKGHPWGRPYKCDKCQECFSQKKTLIIHRRMHSGRSGGVLWCSYCGKTFSHPSNLIRHQRIHTGERPYQCNECPKRFTQKQHLLQHEKIHLRERNCVVAQSARQAPLHSFXAVRAHAALQPLEEVGEERVFAARPLRGPLVPAGSEEIPVPPSPSVPPAPLSSGSEVPAPAPARPPRALPPGGAAVRGAGRRQGALRSGRGARRRWRQRRAGGGGGPVAAAMAGPRGGRAEAVAARLLRLEARLARAERQLRAALALRGRLQALEQRLESGGGGATPTSARRGAAGGGGREAARPRALRVPVRLEDVWVHFSEREWRALRGWQRALHRAVMRSNHHMLLSLEPDAPRRDAQARSEDGNQPCAREEGDGRGDPAETGTEDSIIHIKQEEELCTADQQQGEAGEAPEEPCPAEQAFYEPEASSQTEKGKEAYARELPSAEGEDLPREPDAGFQPYTTGVLSWIKQEEEPRCPERQDLEKEDISTDTSTVHNENTKRDPPADCFENTVCDSEVPGRPGEKFSKDPRPGVTWDGQWNSETMETNTTRSGLGGDIQYDRGLAEHTDFFSTQENSVGKRPCTYNKSERNSSQQEHLQTPQGAREGEMFPSPTCDKSLSERVLHLLHSQPCVPDEKGIGQGAAPASCEVPPAGPQLVAHTERGQNLAGGTGPRDHNGLVGEEQPSAESEENFPAENPLASPCWDHPQDRSEACTKCRQHLAPRGSPANQQQSQGRGKSYICSDCGKSFVCHSWLVRHQMTHTGERPYKCSECDKSYRRKDYLLNHQRRHSGEGLFQCPLCRKRFVLRRSFLKHQESHVQETHLTLAGWPFTEIRGSVMHSI; encoded by the exons ATGGAGTCCCCGGACCCGACGAGCTTCTTCCCCGCGGTTCCCCCGCCAGCACCGGGCAAAGCCCCGAGGCCGAGCGGCGCCAGCATCTCCCTGTGGACGGTGGTGGCGGCGCTGCAGGCGGTGGAGCGGAGCGTGGACGCTCACGCCTCACGGTTGCTCAACCTGGAGCGCCGGACGGTGACCACCGAGAAAAAGTACTTCGACTGCGAAAAAACGGTGGTGGATTTCGGGAACCAGCTGGAGAGCAAACTGGCCGTGCTGGGCACCCTCATCCAGGAGTACGGGCAGCTGCAGAAGAGGCTGGAGAACATGGAGAACCTGCTGAAGAACAGGAACTTCTGGGTGCTGCGGGTGCCCCCCGGGAGCGAGGTCCCCCAG GCCCCGGCGCCGGCGTGTGGGAGCGAGTCCGCTTACTTCTCTGCTGCAGAGTGGGAGAACCTGGAGGAATGGCAGAGGGAGCTGTACAAAACCGTGCTGAGGGGGAAGAACGACCCTCTGGTCTCTCTGG ATAACACAGTCTCCGAACCTGACCTCCTGTCCCGGCTTCAGAGAGAAGCAGCGCCCTGCGGTGGGGACAAGGCGGCTTCGAGTGAGATGCCAGCAGAACCAAGTGCAG AGTCTCTGCTGTTTAGACTTGATGTgagcagccaggacagcagaggaggagcGCAGTGCCCGACGGGACAGGAAGGCCTGCAGGGAAGAACAATGCTGGCTGAACCCGGACCCG ACTACGGCGTTCCAGAGCCGAGCTTTGTGGGTGCTGTGAAGCAAGAGGAAGAGCTGTGTGCGGAGGAGCGGGGAGCCACGGAGGATGCAGAGTTTACCGAGCTCAGTGTGG TTCCAGCAGATGAGGTGATAATGTTCAAAATAGAGCAGCTGGACTCTGAGGAATGCCCCCAAAGCTCAGAGCCCCCCGTGGCTTTATCCGAGGAGCCGGAggagctgcttttccagggTCCCAGCGAGGCGCTGCCCTTTCATAGTCAGTACAGCTCTcctgtgcagcaggaaaaccagAGCATGAGCAGGCTGGTGCCATCCACTCCAGGGGAAGAGGGTCTCGGCAAAAGCAACACTGTCACCTTCTATGGGCAAAACTGCCCCAACAAGAGACCTCACTCATGCACTGCATGTAGAAAGGGCTTCTGTCTGAAGAAGATGCTGATGACTCACCTGGAGAGCCATGGCACACAATGCAGCAGTGAGCATGCTGGAGACGGGGAAGGCTTCCTCCatcagcagcaccagcagacCCATGTGGAAGACAGGATCCACGTGGAAGACAGGACCTCTGTGACCACAGAGAGGTTCAAGCAGAACCAGAACGCAAAAGCCCATGCCAGTGTCTCAGCCACAGACAAGGTGTACAGCAATCCCAGATGCATAAAAAGCATCAACACCAACGGCAGCTACAAGCCAGGTCAGAAGGGCCACCCGTGGGGAAGGCCTTACAAGTGTGACAAGTGTCAGGAGTGCTTCTCCCAAAAGAAAACCCTCATCATCCACCGGCGTATGCACTCAGGCCGGAGCGGAGGGGTCCTTTGGTGCTCATACTGTGGGAAGACCTTCAGTCACCCCTCCAATCTGATCCGACATCAGAGGATCCACACAGGGGAGAGGCCGTACCAATGCAACGAGTGCCCAAAGCGCTTCACCCAGAAGCAGCACCTCCTCCAGCATGAGAAGATCCACCTGCGCGAGAGGAACTGTGTGGTCGCACAGAGTGCAAGGCAGGCACCGCTACACAGCTTCTAGGCTGTGCGGGCGCACGCAGCCCTCCAGCCCCTTGAGGAGGTAGGAGAGGAGAGAGTCTTTGCTGCTCGGC CTCTGAGGGGACCCCTGGTCCCTGCCGGCTCTGAGGAGATCCCGGTCCCTCCCAGTCCTTCGGTGCCGCCGGCCCCGCTCTCCTCCGGCTCCGAGGtccccgcgcccgccccggcccggccgccccgaGCCCTCCCGCCGGGGGGCGCCGCAGTgcgcggcgcggggcggcggcaggGGGCGCTGCGGTCCGGCCGCGGAgcgcggcggcggtggcggcagcggcgggcCGGTGGAGGCGGCGGGCCGGTGGCAGCGGCCATGGCCGGtccccggggcgggcgggcggaggCGGTGGCGGCGCGGCTGCTCCGCCTGGAGGCCCGCCTGGCGCGGGCGGAGCGGCAGCTGCGGGCCGCGCTGGCTCTGCGCGGCCGcctccaggcgctggagcagcGACTggagagcggcggcggcggggccacTCCAACGTCGGCGAGGCGcggggcggccggcggcggcggccgggagGCAGCGCGGCCTCGGGCACTGCGGGTGCCGGTGAGGCTGGAGGACGTGTGGGTGCACTTCAGCGAGCGGGAGTGGCGGGCGCTGCGCGGCTGGCAGCGGGCCCTGCACCGCGCCGTCATGAGGAGCAACCACCACATGCTGCTCTCCCTCG AGCCGGACGCCCCCAGACGTGATGCCCAGGCCAGGTCGGAAGACGGGAACCAGCCGTGTGCTCGTGAGGAGGGGGACGGGAGAGGTGATCCTGCAGAGACCGGCACCG AAGACAGCATAATCCATATTAAGCAAGAGGAAGAGTTGTGCACTGCAGATCAGCAACAGGGGGAGGCTGGAGAAGCTCCTGAAGAGCCCTGCCCAG CAGAGCAAGCGTTTTATGAGCCTGAGGCTTCCAGTCAGACCGAGAAAGGCAAGGAGGCGTATGCCAGGGAGCTGCCAAGTGCAGAGGGCGAGGACCTCCCAAGAGAACCTGACGCAG GATTTCAGCCTTACACAACTGGTGTTTTATCGTGGATTAAACAAGAGGAGGAGCCACGCTGCCCTGAACGACAAGACTTGGAGAAAGAAGACATCTCTACAGATACAAGTACAG TGCACAATGAAAACACAAAGAGGGACCCTCCAGCAGattgctttgaaaacacagtGTGTGACTCGGAAGTGCCAGGAAGACCTGGAGAGAAGTTTTCCAAGGATCCTAGACCCGGAGTGACATGGGATGGTCAGTGGAATTCAGAAACGATGGAAACAAACACCACCAGGAGTGGCCTTGGGGGAGACATTCAGTATGACCGAGGGCTTGCTGAGCACACAGATTTCTTTAGCACTCAGGAAAACAGCGTCGGAAAGAGACCGTGCACGTACAATAAAAGTGAGAGAAACTCCAGCCAGCAGGAACATCTTCAGACTCCCCAGGGAGCCCGAGAAGGGGAGATGTTTCCAAGTCCTACGTGTGACAAGAGTCTCAGTGAAAGGGTGCTCCATCTGCTGCACTCGCAGCCGTGCGTTCCAGATGAGAAGGGCATCGGGCAGGGGGCTGCTCCTGCGTCCTGCGAGGTACCACCCGCGGGGCCGCAGCTGGTGGCCCACACCGAGCGTGGACAAAACCTTGCGGGCGGAACTGGGCCTCGCGACCACAACGGCCTCGTCGGAGAGGAGCAGCCGTCTGCGGAAAGCGAGGAAAACTTCCCCGCAGAAAACCCGTTAGCCAGCCCCTGCTGGGATCACCCGCAGGACAGGTCAGAGGCCTGCACCAAGTGCAGGCAGCACTTGGCACCCAGGGGCAGCCCGGcaaaccagcagcagagccagggcaggggcaAGTCCTACATCTGCAGCGACTGTGGGAAAAGCTTCGTTTGCCATTCGTGGCTCGTTAGACACCAGATGACTCACACGGGAGAGAGGCCATACAAGTGCTCCGAGTGTGACAAAAGCTACAGGAGAAAGGATTATCTTCTAAACCACCAGCGCCGGCACTCAGGAGAGGGGCTCTTCCAGTGCCCCCTCTGCAGGAAAAGGTTTGTGCTCAGGAGGAGTTTCCTGAAGCATCAGGAAAGTCACGTGCAAGAAACACATCTGACGCTGGCCGGTTGGCCCTTCACAGAGATCAGGGGGTCTGTAATGCACTCCATATAG